Proteins found in one Roseovarius pelagicus genomic segment:
- the scpB gene encoding SMC-Scp complex subunit ScpB: protein MSEDADNTPESLFEAPPMGEQERMIEAILFASADPVTVRELNARMPHGSDAAEALVHLRKRYEGRGVTLMRVGDAWVMRTAPDLGYLMQRETVETRKLSRAAIETLAIIAYHQPVTRAEIEEIRGVSVSRGTVDQLLDMEWIRFGRRKMTPGRPVTFVVTQSFLSHFGLESARDLPGLKELRSAGLLDSRLPPLSMPGSEAGDDDSDEGMMPDEDQTELFEE from the coding sequence ATGAGCGAAGACGCTGACAACACACCGGAAAGCCTGTTCGAAGCCCCCCCGATGGGGGAACAGGAACGCATGATCGAAGCAATCCTTTTTGCCAGTGCTGATCCGGTGACGGTCCGCGAGTTGAACGCACGTATGCCGCATGGCAGTGACGCCGCCGAGGCGCTCGTGCATCTGCGCAAGCGCTATGAGGGGCGCGGGGTGACATTGATGCGCGTGGGCGACGCCTGGGTGATGCGCACGGCCCCGGATCTGGGCTATCTTATGCAACGAGAGACAGTTGAAACACGCAAACTGAGCCGTGCCGCAATCGAAACTCTGGCAATCATCGCCTATCACCAGCCAGTCACCCGCGCCGAGATAGAGGAGATACGCGGCGTGTCAGTCAGCCGGGGCACGGTGGATCAGTTGCTCGATATGGAGTGGATCCGGTTTGGTCGTCGCAAAATGACGCCGGGCCGTCCGGTAACTTTCGTTGTGACGCAGTCCTTCCTCAGTCATTTTGGTCTGGAAAGCGCACGCGATTTGCCGGGATTGAAGGAGTTGCGGTCCGCCGGACTGCTGGACAGCAGATTGCCGCCCCTGTCGATGCCGGGGAGCGAGGCGGGCGACGACGACTCTGACGAAGGGATGATGCCTGACGAGGACCAAACCGAACTGTTTGAGGAATAG
- a CDS encoding 2'-deoxycytidine 5'-triphosphate deaminase, whose amino-acid sequence MTDLADNNLPTGVLCDSQMQVLIDAGNIAATNPILDGQIQPASLDLRLGTTAYRVRASFLTGKSATVTDRLSDFGMHEMDLTRGAVLEKGCVYVVPLMETLALPDGISGAASAKSSIGRLDLLTRVITDNGVEFDRVPDGYHGQLYVEICPRSFSVVARTGQMLNQIIFRVGKTVLSDEELHELHQTVPIVSGEPVISDGLGFSVNLKPASGDLVGYRAKPHTGVVDLDKLGHYDPAEFWEEIHTSEGRIILDPGAFYILVSREAITIPPNCAAEMAPYLAMVGEFRVHYAGFFDPGFGHSSDGIGSRGVLEVRCHEAPFVLEHGQIVGRLVYERMSQMPARLYGAALASNYQGQGLKLSKHFRSS is encoded by the coding sequence ATGACAGACCTAGCCGATAATAACCTGCCGACAGGCGTACTCTGTGACAGCCAGATGCAGGTGCTCATTGATGCGGGTAACATCGCCGCTACGAACCCGATCCTTGATGGCCAAATCCAGCCAGCGTCACTTGATCTGCGGCTGGGAACGACCGCCTACCGCGTGCGTGCGTCATTTCTGACCGGAAAATCGGCAACCGTAACCGATCGACTGTCCGATTTCGGAATGCACGAAATGGACCTGACACGCGGTGCCGTGCTGGAAAAGGGCTGCGTTTACGTCGTCCCCCTGATGGAGACGCTGGCGCTGCCTGACGGTATCTCGGGCGCGGCCTCTGCCAAGTCTTCCATCGGGCGGCTCGATCTTCTGACACGTGTGATTACCGACAACGGCGTTGAATTCGATCGCGTTCCCGATGGCTATCATGGCCAGCTTTATGTCGAAATCTGCCCACGCTCCTTCTCTGTCGTTGCGCGCACGGGGCAAATGCTGAACCAGATCATCTTTCGCGTTGGCAAGACTGTCCTCTCGGACGAGGAACTGCACGAACTGCACCAGACCGTACCAATCGTGTCAGGCGAGCCGGTGATCTCCGACGGGCTGGGCTTCTCGGTCAATCTGAAACCCGCCAGCGGCGATCTGGTTGGCTATCGTGCCAAACCGCACACCGGCGTGGTCGACTTAGACAAGTTGGGCCACTACGATCCGGCAGAGTTCTGGGAAGAGATCCATACATCCGAAGGGCGCATCATCCTCGATCCGGGCGCGTTCTACATATTGGTGAGCCGCGAAGCGATCACCATCCCCCCTAATTGCGCCGCAGAGATGGCCCCATACTTGGCGATGGTTGGTGAATTTCGGGTGCATTACGCGGGCTTTTTTGATCCCGGCTTTGGCCATTCCAGCGACGGGATCGGCTCTCGAGGGGTGCTGGAGGTCCGCTGTCACGAGGCGCCTTTTGTGCTGGAGCATGGGCAAATCGTCGGTCGATTGGTTTATGAGCGAATGTCGCAGATGCCCGCGCGCCTTTACGGCGCCGCGTTGGCCTCGAACTACCAAGGTCAGGGGCTCAAGCTGTCAAAGCACTTCAGAAGTAGCTGA
- a CDS encoding MerR family transcriptional regulator, with amino-acid sequence MAKSADAFRTISEVADWLGIPAHVLRFWESKFTQVKPVKRAGGRRYYRPADMQLLGGIRKLLHEDGMTIKGVQKILREQGVKEVSALSPLLDANADDGQEISGIALDVPDNEAEPKGKVLNFERDKPQEETAPTTSDSAGANTTEPDTSTEPAASADTDVPPPPAPDTAEPTVAADSTEPQEEHTSSGISTDADTPAATVPPEQTPVTPSGGTHGMPSFLKKSLEERGADADDVQTEGGAKPENDSPDAPEVVENAGAPQHDDDSATADTNDDVPDEPDATATKAETKPEPAPTHEQSQAEPEQATTDETAMSEPAQDPEPEAVPEPVSSDTPEAPRATPISTPSDPEDDELQHTPSALSALAALPRATPAQAAALSALADRLRALHTSPPSGTQS; translated from the coding sequence ATGGCGAAATCCGCCGATGCCTTTCGTACCATCAGCGAAGTGGCCGACTGGCTGGGTATTCCCGCGCATGTGCTGCGATTCTGGGAAAGCAAATTCACGCAAGTGAAACCGGTCAAGCGCGCCGGCGGGCGACGCTATTATCGACCTGCCGACATGCAGTTGCTGGGCGGTATCCGCAAACTTTTGCACGAAGATGGGATGACCATCAAAGGCGTGCAGAAAATCCTGCGCGAGCAAGGTGTTAAAGAAGTTTCCGCATTATCCCCGCTGCTCGATGCCAATGCCGACGATGGGCAGGAAATCAGCGGGATCGCGCTTGATGTGCCGGATAATGAGGCCGAGCCAAAGGGCAAAGTTCTGAACTTTGAGCGGGACAAACCGCAAGAAGAAACAGCGCCGACCACTTCGGATAGCGCGGGCGCAAACACAACCGAGCCTGACACGTCGACAGAACCTGCCGCCTCAGCCGATACTGACGTGCCCCCCCCGCCTGCCCCGGACACAGCCGAGCCGACTGTCGCAGCCGACAGCACCGAGCCGCAGGAGGAACACACTTCGTCCGGCATCAGCACGGATGCCGACACACCTGCCGCAACGGTGCCACCAGAGCAGACACCTGTCACGCCCTCAGGCGGCACGCATGGGATGCCCAGCTTTCTTAAGAAAAGCCTTGAGGAACGCGGTGCAGATGCCGACGACGTTCAGACAGAAGGCGGCGCAAAGCCAGAGAATGACAGCCCGGACGCACCGGAGGTCGTCGAAAATGCTGGGGCTCCACAGCACGACGATGATTCGGCCACCGCCGATACCAACGACGACGTCCCAGACGAACCAGACGCGACAGCAACAAAGGCAGAGACCAAGCCCGAGCCAGCGCCGACGCATGAACAATCGCAAGCGGAGCCCGAGCAAGCGACGACCGACGAAACAGCAATGTCAGAGCCCGCGCAAGACCCGGAACCCGAAGCCGTACCCGAGCCCGTGTCCAGCGATACACCTGAAGCACCGCGCGCCACGCCAATTTCCACTCCGTCAGATCCCGAGGATGATGAACTACAGCACACGCCCTCGGCTCTGAGCGCCCTTGCGGCGCTACCCCGTGCTACGCCCGCGCAGGCAGCCGCGCTGAGCGCGTTGGCCGACCGTCTGCGCGCCCTGCATACGTCGCCCCCCTCGGGCACGCAGTCCTAA
- the ihfA gene encoding integration host factor subunit alpha, with product MSDKTLTRMDLSEAIFREVGLSRNDSAQLVESVLDHMSDALVRGEQVKISSFGTFSVREKSARVGRNPKTGEEVPINPRRVLTFRPSHLMKDRVAAGNKA from the coding sequence ATGAGTGACAAAACCTTGACGCGCATGGACCTGAGCGAAGCGATCTTTCGCGAAGTTGGCCTGTCGCGCAACGACTCTGCTCAGCTGGTTGAAAGTGTTCTGGATCATATGTCCGATGCGCTGGTTCGCGGCGAGCAAGTCAAGATATCGTCCTTCGGCACGTTCTCGGTCCGCGAGAAATCTGCACGCGTCGGGCGTAACCCCAAGACTGGCGAAGAGGTGCCTATCAACCCGCGCCGCGTTCTGACCTTCAGGCCATCACACCTGATGAAAGATCGCGTTGCCGCCGGGAACAAGGCCTAA
- a CDS encoding beta-ketoacyl-ACP synthase III translates to MTRRAVARGIGHYLPERIVPNSEFEASLDTSDEWIRTRSGIERRHFASDDQSTSDLATEAARAALADAGLEPDDIDGIIVATSTPDLTFPSVATMVQSKLGMTRGFAFDVQAVCAGFIYGLCNANALIVAGQADRLLVIGAETFSRIMDWTDRSTCVLFGDGAGALILEAAEGDGTNADRGILATDLHSDGRHRDMLYVDGGVSTTGTSGKLRMQGNPLFRQAVEKLTQTADAALDKIGMTGADVDWIVPHQANIRIIAGTARKMNVPMDQVILTVQDHGNTSAASIPLALSVGAGDGRIKRGDLILSEAIGGGLAWGAVALRW, encoded by the coding sequence ATGACAAGACGCGCCGTCGCACGAGGCATCGGGCATTACCTGCCCGAACGAATAGTGCCGAACTCAGAATTCGAAGCCTCGCTCGACACATCAGATGAATGGATCAGGACCCGCTCTGGTATTGAGCGGCGTCATTTTGCGTCCGATGATCAAAGCACCTCTGACCTTGCCACTGAAGCCGCGCGTGCCGCTTTAGCCGATGCAGGGCTTGAACCCGACGACATCGACGGGATCATCGTCGCAACGTCGACACCGGACCTGACATTCCCATCTGTCGCCACAATGGTCCAAAGCAAACTGGGCATGACACGCGGCTTTGCGTTTGACGTGCAGGCCGTCTGCGCCGGGTTCATCTACGGGCTTTGCAATGCAAACGCCCTCATCGTTGCGGGCCAGGCCGACCGGTTGCTCGTGATCGGTGCCGAAACCTTTAGCCGCATCATGGATTGGACCGATCGCAGCACTTGCGTTCTCTTTGGCGACGGTGCCGGTGCGCTGATCCTTGAGGCGGCAGAGGGCGACGGCACAAACGCCGACCGTGGCATTCTGGCGACCGATTTGCATTCCGACGGACGGCATCGCGACATGCTGTACGTGGATGGCGGCGTCAGCACGACGGGCACCTCCGGCAAGCTACGTATGCAGGGAAATCCCCTGTTTCGACAGGCTGTTGAAAAACTGACGCAGACCGCCGATGCCGCACTGGATAAGATCGGCATGACAGGGGCGGACGTGGACTGGATCGTACCGCATCAGGCCAATATCCGGATCATCGCGGGCACGGCCAGGAAAATGAACGTACCGATGGATCAGGTCATTCTGACGGTTCAGGACCACGGCAATACGTCCGCGGCCTCGATCCCGCTGGCGCTGTCCGTGGGTGCCGGGGACGGTCGTATCAAACGTGGCGATCTGATCCTAAGTGAGGCCATCGGCGGCGGTCTGGCGTGGGGCGCAGTGGCCTTGCGCTGGTGA